From Mesobacillus jeotgali, the proteins below share one genomic window:
- a CDS encoding response regulator produces MRFFIVDDSTAIRAMLATIVEEQDFGTVEGEAEDGSEVYADILEAKNIDILLIDLLMPNRDGLETIKEIGPSFTGKIIMISQVESKELIGEAYGLGVEYYITKPLNKLEVSSVIKKVCDNLSLKKSLLEIQRSLNMLPGLKTNISSPKRTYSIVSSGKNILFELGIISESGNKDLLDLLNILYEHEQKGIKETPPLKDLFEEIMKKRLGPNASNAEVRKEMKAGEQRVRRALQQALEHLASLGLTDYSNPKFDHYSSSFFDYEQVRMKMLELEGKTETCSIAPRSNIKKFLQALYLESRKSIHQ; encoded by the coding sequence ATGAGGTTTTTTATTGTGGATGATTCAACAGCAATTAGAGCCATGCTGGCCACAATCGTTGAAGAGCAGGATTTCGGCACAGTAGAAGGAGAGGCGGAAGATGGTTCTGAGGTTTATGCTGATATACTCGAAGCTAAGAATATTGATATATTACTGATTGATCTACTGATGCCAAATCGTGATGGTTTGGAAACAATTAAAGAAATAGGTCCTTCATTCACTGGAAAGATTATTATGATTTCTCAAGTGGAATCGAAAGAACTGATTGGTGAGGCTTATGGACTTGGTGTTGAATATTATATTACCAAACCGCTTAACAAGCTTGAAGTCTCAAGTGTAATCAAAAAAGTATGTGATAACCTGTCACTTAAAAAATCCCTTTTGGAAATCCAGCGATCGCTGAACATGCTTCCCGGATTAAAGACAAATATAAGTTCACCTAAAAGGACATATTCGATAGTCAGCTCAGGGAAGAATATACTGTTCGAACTGGGAATCATCAGTGAAAGCGGCAATAAAGACCTCCTAGACCTGTTAAATATACTTTACGAACATGAGCAGAAGGGAATCAAAGAGACCCCGCCTTTAAAGGATCTATTTGAAGAGATTATGAAAAAACGATTAGGGCCAAATGCTTCGAATGCCGAAGTCCGAAAAGAGATGAAAGCTGGTGAACAGCGAGTTCGCAGGGCACTTCAACAAGCTTTGGAACATCTAGCCTCATTAGGTTTGACTGATTATTCAAACCCGAAATTTGACCATTACAGCAGTTCATTTTTTGACTATGAGCAGGTTCGCATGAAGATGCTGGAGTTAGAGGGCAAAACAGAGACATGTTCAATTGCTCCCCGATCCAACATTAAGAAGTTTCTTCAGGCTTTATACCTGGAATCACGTAAATCAATTCATCAGTGA
- a CDS encoding sensor histidine kinase → MKEKLFLYIAIMIAVPIGGELKFYPFEGDMRVSLGTPIFFFILLWSKKLHPLLAGMAAGLAVVLFRVALFSFSENIYILKEAFLLHFPVFFYYLTFALLFYLFKIHTLYSKPFLVGLLGVIVEITASMIEIFFRSLLSHSPINLSTFLTIGIIAFIRSFFVLGFFNILVIREARLSEGQQKKRNEQMLMLISNLYVEMIQLKKTMKNAEYLTSQCYSLYKELKEEQQEKQANSALKIAGELHEIKKDNQRIYAGLIKLMVKENLSDFLDIEEILQVIIKANGNYADTLGKSIEITSFVTGEHPPYHTFMLMSVINNLVANAVEAVHHSGIIQLDVNRNQDMVIIQVKDNGPGISIRNRQLVFEPGFTTKFNHEGAASNGIGLSYVKNAIENIDGRIKIEHENCIGFNTIFSIEVPIRSLTQGG, encoded by the coding sequence ATGAAAGAAAAGCTGTTCTTATATATAGCGATAATGATTGCCGTTCCGATTGGAGGGGAATTGAAGTTCTATCCTTTTGAAGGTGATATGAGGGTTAGTTTAGGAACGCCGATTTTTTTCTTCATTTTGTTATGGTCAAAAAAACTGCATCCATTATTGGCTGGAATGGCTGCCGGATTGGCAGTAGTGCTTTTTAGGGTTGCCTTGTTCAGCTTTTCTGAGAATATCTACATCCTTAAGGAAGCATTTCTTTTACACTTCCCTGTCTTCTTTTATTATTTGACCTTTGCACTGCTCTTCTATTTATTTAAGATTCATACACTATATAGTAAACCTTTCTTGGTTGGATTGCTTGGGGTCATTGTTGAGATTACTGCAAGCATGATCGAAATCTTTTTTCGTTCATTACTCTCACATTCTCCGATCAATCTGAGCACTTTCTTGACCATTGGAATTATTGCCTTTATCCGTAGTTTCTTTGTATTAGGCTTTTTCAATATTCTTGTCATTAGAGAAGCCAGATTATCTGAAGGGCAGCAAAAGAAACGAAATGAACAAATGCTGATGTTAATATCGAATTTATATGTAGAAATGATTCAGCTAAAGAAAACGATGAAAAATGCCGAATATTTAACTTCTCAATGCTATTCATTATATAAGGAATTAAAGGAGGAGCAGCAGGAAAAACAAGCTAACTCAGCGCTTAAGATTGCCGGTGAGTTGCACGAAATCAAAAAAGACAACCAGCGTATTTATGCCGGACTGATAAAGTTAATGGTCAAGGAGAACCTGAGTGACTTTTTGGATATTGAAGAAATTTTGCAGGTAATCATAAAAGCAAATGGAAATTATGCTGATACATTAGGAAAATCTATTGAAATTACAAGTTTCGTTACTGGAGAGCACCCTCCCTATCATACATTCATGCTAATGTCTGTTATCAATAACCTTGTTGCAAACGCAGTCGAAGCAGTTCACCATTCGGGTATCATCCAATTAGATGTAAATCGCAATCAAGATATGGTGATTATCCAGGTAAAGGATAACGGACCAGGCATATCAATTCGAAATAGACAGCTTGTTTTCGAGCCAGGGTTCACAACTAAGTTCAATCATGAAGGAGCGGCCTCCAACGGTATCGGACTATCTTACGTCAAGAATGCAATTGAAAATATTGATGGAAGAATAAAAATCGAACATGAGAACTGCATTGGCTTTAATACCATTTTCAGCATCGAAGTTCCAATTCGAAGTCTTACACAAGGAGGTTAA
- a CDS encoding anaerobic C4-dicarboxylate transporter family protein, with translation MFWVQFLIVMTCIFIGARLGGVGLGVMGGVGLGILVFGFGLQPTSAPIDVMLMILAVITAAGALQAAGGMEYLVYLAEKALRKNPKWITFIAPMVTYIFTFCAGTGHVAYSVLPVIAEVSRESGIRPERPMSIAVIASQQAITASPISAATVALLALLADFNISLMQILMICVPSTFLACMAAAFVASKMGKDLNMDPDYLERLEEGLAPIKKDKKEFVANAGAKLSVYLFLLAAVLVVILGSFQELRPGWEIEGVFTRMSMPAAIEIVMLTIAAMIILFAKPKVEDIVSGSVFKAGAAAVVAIFGIAWMGDTFFQGNMALISGSISDLVTAAPWLFAIALFALSILLYSQAATVRTLMPLGITLGINPALLIAMFPAVNGYFFIPNYPTVVAAINFDRTGTTRIGKYILNHSFMVPGLVATIGAVGIGILLSTIIL, from the coding sequence ATGTTCTGGGTTCAATTTTTAATTGTAATGACATGTATCTTTATAGGAGCACGGCTCGGCGGTGTTGGGCTTGGCGTCATGGGAGGCGTAGGTCTTGGGATTCTGGTTTTTGGTTTTGGGCTTCAGCCCACATCAGCCCCGATCGATGTAATGTTGATGATTCTGGCCGTCATTACAGCAGCTGGTGCTCTTCAGGCAGCTGGCGGAATGGAATATCTGGTCTATCTCGCTGAAAAGGCACTGCGAAAAAATCCTAAATGGATCACATTCATTGCACCAATGGTCACATATATATTCACTTTCTGTGCTGGTACCGGCCATGTTGCCTATTCTGTACTTCCGGTTATTGCTGAGGTATCAAGAGAATCAGGCATTCGTCCAGAAAGGCCAATGTCAATTGCCGTTATAGCTTCACAACAAGCCATTACAGCAAGTCCGATATCGGCGGCGACTGTTGCATTGCTGGCATTGCTTGCAGATTTTAATATTAGTTTAATGCAAATCTTAATGATCTGTGTTCCTTCAACATTCCTTGCATGTATGGCGGCTGCATTCGTAGCAAGCAAGATGGGCAAGGACTTAAATATGGATCCTGATTATCTCGAGCGTTTGGAGGAAGGTCTTGCACCGATTAAGAAAGATAAAAAAGAATTCGTTGCAAATGCTGGTGCAAAGCTTTCAGTATACCTATTCTTATTGGCAGCGGTGTTAGTTGTCATTCTTGGTTCGTTCCAGGAATTACGTCCTGGATGGGAAATTGAGGGTGTATTCACCAGGATGAGCATGCCGGCTGCAATTGAAATTGTCATGCTGACTATAGCAGCCATGATCATCCTGTTCGCAAAACCCAAAGTAGAAGATATTGTTTCAGGCAGTGTATTCAAGGCAGGTGCTGCAGCAGTTGTAGCCATTTTTGGTATTGCATGGATGGGGGATACATTCTTCCAGGGAAATATGGCACTGATTTCTGGATCTATATCAGATCTTGTCACAGCAGCTCCGTGGTTGTTCGCTATTGCACTATTCGCGCTCTCCATCCTTTTGTACAGCCAGGCTGCAACAGTCAGGACTCTAATGCCGCTTGGTATAACACTAGGCATTAATCCAGCCTTATTGATTGCAATGTTCCCGGCGGTGAACGGATACTTCTTCATTCCGAACTATCCCACTGTAGTTGCGGCAATTAACTTCGACCGGACTGGAACAACCAGGATTGGTAAGTATATCTTGAACCACAGTTTCATGGTGCCTGGTCTGGTTGCAACGATTGGTGCAGTCGGAATCGGTATTTTGTTAAGCACGATTATTCTTTGA
- the aspA gene encoding aspartate ammonia-lyase, whose product MMDQFRVEKDFLGEKLVPSDAYYGVQTMRAIENFPITGSRIDESLIKAMAVVKKAAALANADIGQLDRRIADAISLAADEVINGKLHDQFIVDPIQGGAGTSINMNTNEVIANRALELIGEVKGNYKRISPNTHVNMAQSTNDSFPTAIHLSTLMTLNQLIEAMEELHEGFMSKANEFDGIIKMGRTHLQDAVPIRLGQEFAAYARVLKRDIKRVKTTREHLYEVNMGATAVGTGLNADPDYIEKAIGYLIEFTGLPLSGSENLVDGTQNTDCYIEVSAALKVCMLNMSKVANDLRMMTSGPRCGFGEINLPARQPGSSIMPGKVNPVMAEVLNQSAFQVVGNDLTISMASEAGQFELNVMEPVIVFNLLQSIKIMTNVFNVFHEHCLRGITANVERLEAYVNNSVGVITAINPHVGYETAASVAREAIVANRAVRDIVLERGVLTAEELDTILNPFEMTHPGIAGKELIERKNQREAVLL is encoded by the coding sequence ATGATGGATCAATTTAGGGTAGAAAAAGATTTTTTAGGAGAAAAGCTAGTTCCTTCTGATGCTTACTACGGTGTGCAGACTATGCGGGCAATAGAGAACTTTCCAATTACAGGGTCAAGGATTGATGAATCTCTAATCAAGGCAATGGCTGTTGTGAAGAAGGCTGCCGCGCTGGCGAATGCCGATATTGGCCAATTGGATCGAAGGATTGCCGATGCTATTTCTCTCGCGGCAGACGAAGTCATAAATGGAAAACTTCATGATCAGTTCATTGTAGACCCAATTCAGGGGGGCGCTGGTACCTCAATCAACATGAATACAAATGAAGTGATTGCAAATCGTGCACTTGAACTGATTGGAGAAGTGAAAGGGAATTACAAAAGGATCAGTCCGAATACGCATGTGAACATGGCTCAATCGACCAATGACTCCTTTCCTACTGCTATTCATTTATCCACACTAATGACACTTAATCAATTGATTGAAGCAATGGAAGAACTGCATGAAGGCTTCATGTCTAAAGCAAATGAGTTTGATGGAATCATCAAAATGGGGAGGACCCATTTGCAGGATGCTGTGCCAATCCGGCTTGGGCAGGAATTTGCAGCGTATGCAAGAGTCCTAAAAAGAGATATTAAGAGGGTCAAGACTACAAGAGAGCATTTATATGAAGTGAACATGGGAGCCACTGCCGTTGGTACAGGGCTCAACGCTGATCCCGATTATATCGAGAAAGCTATCGGGTATTTGATTGAGTTTACCGGACTGCCGTTATCTGGTTCTGAAAATCTAGTGGACGGAACACAAAATACAGATTGCTATATTGAAGTTTCGGCCGCGTTAAAAGTTTGTATGCTGAACATGTCAAAGGTTGCCAATGACTTAAGGATGATGACATCCGGACCGCGATGCGGATTTGGTGAGATTAATCTTCCTGCACGCCAGCCTGGCTCTTCCATCATGCCGGGGAAGGTAAACCCGGTTATGGCTGAAGTCCTTAATCAGAGTGCTTTCCAGGTTGTCGGAAATGATTTGACAATCAGTATGGCATCAGAAGCCGGCCAGTTTGAGCTGAATGTCATGGAACCTGTTATAGTGTTCAACCTTTTACAATCTATTAAAATCATGACAAATGTCTTCAATGTATTCCATGAACATTGCTTGAGAGGCATCACAGCCAATGTCGAGAGGCTGGAAGCTTATGTGAATAATAGTGTCGGTGTGATCACAGCTATTAATCCTCATGTTGGATATGAAACAGCCGCGTCCGTTGCAAGAGAAGCCATAGTCGCCAATAGAGCAGTCCGTGATATTGTTCTTGAACGAGGTGTATTAACAGCAGAGGAGTTAGATACCATCCTTAATCCATTTGAGATGACCCATCCTGGGATAGCAGGCAAGGAATTAATCGAAAGGAAAAATCAAAGAGAAGCCGTTTTGCTTTAA
- a CDS encoding succinate dehydrogenase cytochrome b558 subunit codes for MLERGKNQHLYRKLHSLSGIIPVGVFLTVHLFVNYTATWGQDAYNIAAGIMVNLPFKYFLEAFIIFIPMYFHAIYGLYIALQAKNNVGRYGYTRNWRFFLQRLTGVITFIFVTWHIWETKIQVEFFGAEANYHLMANIVNDPFSLTLYIIGIVSAVYHFANGIWTFLITWGITVSPKSQKASSYITFGLFVVLSIIGVRAILAFA; via the coding sequence ATGTTAGAGCGTGGAAAAAATCAGCATTTATATCGAAAACTACATTCATTGTCAGGAATCATCCCAGTAGGGGTGTTCCTGACTGTTCACTTATTTGTGAACTATACAGCAACTTGGGGGCAGGATGCTTATAACATTGCTGCAGGAATTATGGTGAATCTGCCATTCAAATACTTCCTTGAAGCGTTTATTATTTTTATCCCGATGTATTTCCATGCAATATACGGCCTTTATATTGCGCTTCAGGCTAAGAATAATGTTGGAAGATATGGATATACGCGGAATTGGAGGTTCTTTTTACAAAGACTTACGGGAGTGATTACCTTTATCTTTGTCACCTGGCACATTTGGGAAACGAAAATCCAGGTGGAGTTTTTTGGCGCAGAGGCGAACTATCATTTGATGGCCAACATTGTAAATGACCCATTTTCACTGACTCTTTATATTATAGGAATTGTTTCAGCGGTATACCATTTTGCAAATGGTATCTGGACCTTCCTGATTACTTGGGGAATCACTGTATCGCCTAAATCCCAAAAAGCTTCTTCATATATTACTTTCGGTTTATTTGTCGTACTATCCATCATTGGTGTACGCGCAATTTTAGCATTTGCTTAA
- the sdhA gene encoding succinate dehydrogenase flavoprotein subunit, whose amino-acid sequence MSKGRIVIVGGGLAGLMAAIKIAEKGTMVDLFSIVPVKRSHSVCAQGGINGAVNTKGENDSPWEHFDDSVYGGDFLANQPPVKAMCEAAPKIIHMFDRMGVMFNRTPEGLLDFRRFGGTQHHRTAFAGATTGQQLLYALDEQVRMFETKGLVTKYENWEFVSAILDDTGVCRGITAQNLRTMEMKAFSADAVIIATGGPGLIFGKSTNSTINTGYAAARLYEQGALYANGEFIQIHPTAIPGDDKNRLMSESARGEGGRVWTYKEGKPWYFLEEKYPAYGNLVPRDIATREIFDVCVNQKLGIDGENKVYLDLSHIDSRQLDIKLGGIMEIYEKFMGDDPRKVPMKIFPAVHYSMGGLWVDYQQQTKIPGLFAAGECDYSQHGANRLGANSLLSAVYGGMVAGPSALEYVYGLDKSAGSLSSSFYDKFVQEDERKYNAILKMDGNENSYLLHKELGELMTANVTVVRENKKLKMTYEKLHEFKERFQRINIEDTAKWSNSGASFTRQLEGMINLAHVITKGAYQRNESRGAHYKPEFPERNDEEWLKTTMARFNENSKQPDLFYEDVDVSLIKPRKRDYTKSKKGVK is encoded by the coding sequence ATGAGTAAAGGAAGAATCGTGATTGTAGGCGGAGGGCTTGCAGGGCTTATGGCAGCAATCAAGATTGCCGAGAAAGGAACTATGGTCGATTTATTTTCAATCGTTCCTGTGAAAAGATCGCACTCGGTCTGTGCGCAAGGCGGTATCAATGGAGCAGTTAATACTAAAGGGGAGAACGATTCTCCGTGGGAACATTTTGACGACTCTGTCTACGGAGGGGATTTTCTTGCCAATCAGCCACCTGTAAAGGCCATGTGCGAAGCGGCACCAAAGATCATTCACATGTTTGACAGGATGGGAGTCATGTTCAATCGCACTCCAGAAGGTCTGCTCGATTTCAGGAGATTTGGCGGTACGCAACATCACCGTACTGCATTCGCTGGTGCAACAACCGGGCAGCAGCTGCTCTATGCATTGGATGAACAGGTGAGGATGTTTGAAACCAAAGGACTGGTAACGAAATATGAGAACTGGGAATTTGTATCGGCAATTTTAGATGATACAGGGGTCTGCAGAGGAATTACTGCGCAAAATCTCAGGACTATGGAAATGAAAGCATTCAGCGCAGATGCTGTCATTATAGCAACTGGAGGTCCCGGGTTAATTTTTGGAAAATCAACGAATTCCACGATTAATACCGGATATGCTGCTGCAAGGTTATATGAACAAGGCGCTTTGTATGCTAATGGAGAATTCATTCAAATCCACCCAACAGCCATACCTGGTGATGATAAAAACCGCTTAATGAGTGAATCTGCACGTGGGGAAGGAGGGCGTGTCTGGACGTACAAAGAAGGAAAGCCTTGGTATTTCCTTGAGGAAAAATACCCTGCTTATGGAAATTTAGTGCCCAGGGATATCGCGACCAGGGAAATTTTCGATGTGTGCGTGAACCAAAAGCTGGGGATTGATGGAGAGAACAAAGTCTATCTGGATTTGTCACATATAGATTCACGCCAGCTTGATATAAAGCTGGGAGGAATTATGGAAATTTATGAAAAGTTCATGGGAGATGATCCGCGGAAGGTGCCGATGAAAATTTTCCCAGCTGTCCATTATTCTATGGGGGGACTATGGGTAGATTACCAGCAACAAACAAAAATCCCGGGTTTATTTGCCGCAGGGGAATGTGATTACTCACAGCACGGTGCAAACCGCTTAGGCGCCAATTCATTGTTATCCGCTGTCTACGGAGGCATGGTTGCTGGTCCTTCTGCCCTGGAATATGTATATGGACTGGATAAATCTGCAGGTTCGCTTTCTTCCAGCTTCTACGACAAATTTGTTCAGGAAGATGAGAGAAAATACAATGCCATCCTTAAAATGGATGGAAACGAAAATTCCTATCTTCTCCATAAGGAGCTAGGGGAATTGATGACAGCAAATGTAACGGTTGTCCGTGAAAATAAAAAACTGAAAATGACTTACGAAAAACTTCACGAGTTCAAGGAGCGTTTTCAAAGAATCAATATTGAAGATACGGCAAAATGGAGCAATTCAGGGGCGTCATTCACTAGACAGTTGGAAGGCATGATTAATTTAGCACATGTTATTACCAAGGGAGCATACCAGAGGAATGAAAGCCGTGGAGCCCACTATAAGCCGGAGTTTCCAGAGAGAAATGATGAAGAGTGGCTGAAAACAACGATGGCGAGATTCAATGAAAATTCGAAACAGCCAGACCTGTTTTATGAGGATGTTGACGTGTCTTTGATAAAGCCAAGAAAACGTGACTACACAAAATCCAAGAAGGGAGTAAAATAA
- the sdhB gene encoding succinate dehydrogenase iron-sulfur subunit: MSSHDKIHLMIKRQKDASATPYLEEFYVPYRSNMNIISALMEIQKHPVNRKGEKTTPVIWESVCLEEVCGACSMVINGKPRQACSSLIDQLEQPIRIEPLSTFPVMRDLAVDRQRMFDSLKKVKAWIPIDGTHDLGPGPRMSENTREWAYELSKCMTCGCCLEACPNVNNQSPFIGPAPLSQVRLFNAHPTGAMHKAERIAAIMGEGGITTCGNSQNCVEVCPKGIPLTTSIAHLNRQVTLHSFKTYFGDY, encoded by the coding sequence ATGTCATCCCACGACAAAATCCATTTGATGATTAAACGGCAAAAGGATGCGAGCGCCACTCCTTATCTTGAAGAGTTTTACGTACCATACCGATCGAATATGAACATCATTTCAGCCTTAATGGAAATACAAAAGCATCCAGTCAACCGAAAAGGGGAGAAGACGACTCCAGTAATCTGGGAATCCGTTTGTCTTGAAGAAGTTTGTGGAGCTTGTTCAATGGTTATCAACGGGAAACCAAGGCAGGCATGTTCCTCATTAATTGACCAGCTGGAGCAGCCAATCAGAATTGAGCCATTGAGCACATTTCCTGTTATGAGAGATTTGGCAGTAGATCGTCAACGTATGTTTGATTCCTTAAAAAAAGTAAAAGCGTGGATACCTATTGACGGTACACATGATTTAGGGCCAGGGCCAAGAATGTCAGAAAACACCAGGGAATGGGCATACGAACTCTCAAAGTGCATGACGTGTGGCTGCTGCCTTGAAGCCTGTCCAAATGTCAACAATCAATCACCATTTATTGGACCTGCTCCGCTATCACAAGTCCGTTTATTTAATGCCCATCCTACAGGAGCTATGCATAAGGCAGAACGGATTGCAGCTATCATGGGAGAAGGAGGAATCACTACATGCGGCAATTCCCAGAACTGTGTAGAAGTCTGCCCTAAAGGCATCCCTCTGACCACATCTATTGCCCACTTGAATCGCCAGGTAACCCTTCATTCCTTCAAAACTTACTTTGGAGATTATTAA
- a CDS encoding alpha/beta-type small acid-soluble spore protein — MSRRNKILVPEARRALDDLKAQVAGTMKSEDAKFETAREVGVPLKKGYNGNLTTREAGKVGGRLGGSMVRELVKMAQENLRKQ, encoded by the coding sequence ATGTCAAGAAGGAATAAGATCCTTGTACCGGAAGCCAGGAGAGCACTCGATGATTTAAAAGCACAGGTAGCTGGAACAATGAAATCAGAGGATGCAAAATTTGAAACAGCAAGAGAAGTCGGTGTTCCATTGAAGAAGGGCTATAACGGTAATCTCACAACACGGGAAGCAGGAAAAGTTGGCGGCAGGCTGGGAGGAAGTATGGTTCGGGAGCTCGTCAAAATGGCACAGGAAAATTTACGTAAACAGTAA
- a CDS encoding YfhD family protein, translated as MGRAHGHKTRNRNKASLPQVPKNMKSDGLDVEFDRDLADHEDLEAMARSKAADQRAKSRRK; from the coding sequence ATGGGAAGAGCACATGGACATAAAACACGAAATCGTAATAAGGCATCCCTTCCGCAAGTTCCAAAAAATATGAAATCTGATGGACTTGATGTGGAATTTGATCGTGATTTAGCTGACCATGAAGACCTCGAAGCCATGGCACGTTCAAAGGCTGCTGACCAGCGTGCAAAAAGCAGAAGAAAATAA
- a CDS encoding YfhE family protein, with amino-acid sequence MDKKKRDTTKNTLSSMQEVTYSREFKKADRAGGYTNGKR; translated from the coding sequence TTGGATAAGAAGAAAAGGGATACGACAAAGAACACGTTATCAAGCATGCAGGAAGTTACATATAGCCGTGAATTCAAAAAAGCAGACAGAGCCGGCGGCTATACAAATGGAAAGAGATAA
- a CDS encoding TIGR01777 family oxidoreductase codes for MKIAITGGTGLVGKALSSELVHSGHEVLILTRKVKEKGQNPKFVQWLNPGDRPEADLEGIDAIVNLAGATINGRWTEEYKQKIMDSRIKSTAEVKRIIKALNRKPDVLINASAVGYYGTSLTGKFDEQSGPGHDFLADTVKNWEASANEVKEFGTRVVLCRFGLILDKNGGALPRMLLPYQLFAGGKVGSGSQWLSWIHLEDVIRSIYFAIENPHLEGPINFVSPSPVTMDQFGKTLSQVMERPHWLPVPAFALKLALGEMSMLVLEGQNAIPEKLLKAGFTFKYPDLGKALKEILDK; via the coding sequence ATGAAAATTGCCATCACCGGAGGTACAGGCCTAGTCGGCAAGGCATTAAGCAGTGAATTGGTTCATAGTGGACATGAAGTGCTTATTTTAACGCGGAAAGTAAAAGAAAAAGGGCAAAATCCGAAATTTGTTCAGTGGCTGAATCCAGGGGACCGGCCAGAAGCAGACCTAGAGGGAATTGACGCAATAGTCAATCTTGCTGGTGCGACGATTAATGGAAGATGGACTGAAGAGTACAAACAGAAGATAATGGATAGCCGGATTAAATCAACCGCTGAAGTAAAAAGAATCATCAAGGCACTAAATAGAAAACCTGATGTTCTAATAAACGCTAGTGCAGTGGGCTATTACGGAACATCACTGACAGGGAAATTTGATGAACAATCTGGACCCGGTCATGACTTTCTGGCTGATACGGTAAAAAACTGGGAAGCTTCTGCAAACGAGGTAAAAGAGTTTGGTACCCGGGTAGTTTTATGCCGTTTCGGTTTGATTCTTGATAAAAATGGCGGAGCACTGCCGAGAATGCTCTTACCTTACCAATTATTTGCGGGCGGAAAAGTTGGGTCAGGTTCTCAATGGCTCTCCTGGATTCATCTTGAAGACGTCATCCGCAGTATTTATTTTGCAATCGAGAATCCACACCTGGAGGGACCCATTAATTTTGTTTCTCCTTCCCCGGTCACTATGGATCAGTTTGGAAAAACCTTATCCCAAGTAATGGAACGGCCACATTGGCTGCCCGTCCCGGCTTTTGCATTAAAACTCGCTCTAGGGGAAATGAGCATGCTCGTATTGGAAGGTCAGAATGCAATACCTGAAAAACTGCTTAAAGCAGGTTTTACGTTCAAGTATCCTGACCTAGGAAAAGCTCTAAAGGAAATTTTAGATAAGTAA
- the recX gene encoding recombination regulator RecX, which produces MPVISKISVQKHNKDRYSIFTDSGRGEEYAFSVDEDVLIKYNLKKGMELDDFAVTEMLFQDDIRKAYNTAINYLSHRMRSESEVREHLKKKEISDSVIKEAIHKLYEFKFLNDEEFASAFVRTQLNTTDKGADVIKLELKQKGIAPDLITKVVDEVSFDEQLEKARKLSEKYAVKNKKDSSRVLKQKIEQMLKRKGYSFSIIRAALDETEIEKEDDAEMDALRMQGEKLYNKYSKLPERECRQKLKMALYRKGFPMDMIDKFILEKENEE; this is translated from the coding sequence ATGCCAGTCATTTCAAAAATCTCAGTTCAGAAACACAATAAAGACAGATACAGTATTTTTACCGACAGCGGAAGGGGAGAAGAGTATGCCTTCAGTGTCGACGAAGATGTTTTAATCAAATACAACCTGAAAAAAGGAATGGAACTGGATGACTTTGCGGTGACGGAAATGCTTTTCCAGGACGACATTAGGAAAGCCTATAATACGGCAATCAATTATCTTTCACATCGCATGCGGTCAGAGTCCGAAGTCAGGGAACATCTTAAGAAAAAAGAAATTTCAGATTCGGTCATAAAGGAAGCCATCCATAAATTATATGAATTCAAATTCCTGAATGATGAGGAATTTGCCAGTGCGTTTGTTCGGACACAATTGAATACGACGGATAAAGGCGCTGACGTCATAAAGTTGGAACTAAAGCAAAAAGGGATTGCCCCTGATTTGATCACTAAAGTGGTCGATGAAGTTTCATTTGATGAACAGTTGGAAAAGGCTAGGAAACTCAGTGAAAAATATGCTGTGAAAAACAAGAAGGACTCTTCAAGAGTATTGAAGCAAAAAATTGAGCAGATGCTGAAACGCAAAGGATATTCTTTTTCCATAATTCGTGCGGCTTTGGACGAGACAGAAATAGAAAAAGAAGACGATGCCGAAATGGATGCTTTGAGGATGCAAGGTGAAAAACTGTACAATAAATACAGTAAGCTTCCAGAACGGGAATGCAGGCAGAAGCTAAAGATGGCCCTATATCGAAAAGGGTTCCCAATGGATATGATTGATAAATTCATTTTGGAAAAAGAAAATGAGGAATAA